The nucleotide window CGATGACAAAAATACCGCCAATAATGACAAATAGAAGCTCTGTTTTGGTTACAATCGCTACCGCACCAATCGCACCGCCAATACCTAGAGAACCTGTGTCTCCCATAAACACTTTGGCCGGATGCGCGTTATATACCAAGAAACCGAGCACAGCTCCGATCATGGCAGCTGCAGCTACAGCTGCTGGCATCGACGTGGCTTGCATCGCCACAATGGCAAACGCCCCAAAGGCAATGGCACTTACCCCGGACAGCAAACCATCCAAACCATCGGTAAAGTTAACCGCATTGGTAATGGCAAGCATCATGAATACGACAAACGGATAATAGAACCATCCGGTCCAGTCGAACGAGAATGACGTACCCGGAATAGAGATGGCTGTGCTGTGCCCATTCTGGATCAGCAAGAAACACATCACTGCACTGAAGAACAATTGTCCCAGCATTTTTTGTCTGGCCGTGAGTCCCAGTGAGCGTTTGAACACAATTTTGATGTAATCATCCAGGAAACCAATCAACCCGAATCCCAGCGTAGCCACGAGCAAGACATAAAAGTCTGTATTCTTGACTGCTGAAAATTTTAAAAAGGCCAATGTGAACGCAACTAAAATGACGACGCCACCCATTGTAGGTGTTCCGCTTTTTTTCAAATGGCTCTGAGGCCCATCTTCCCTAACCTGCTGTCCGAATTTCATGCGTCGTAACAGCGGAATCAGGAGCGGTGCAGCAATCACCGCCAGAATAAATGAAACGCCGATTGTTAACAGTAATACCTGAAAATCCA belongs to Paenibacillus sp. FSL H8-0079 and includes:
- the mraY gene encoding phospho-N-acetylmuramoyl-pentapeptide-transferase, which produces MDFQVLLLTIGVSFILAVIAAPLLIPLLRRMKFGQQVREDGPQSHLKKSGTPTMGGVVILVAFTLAFLKFSAVKNTDFYVLLVATLGFGLIGFLDDYIKIVFKRSLGLTARQKMLGQLFFSAVMCFLLIQNGHSTAISIPGTSFSFDWTGWFYYPFVVFMMLAITNAVNFTDGLDGLLSGVSAIAFGAFAIVAMQATSMPAAVAAAAMIGAVLGFLVYNAHPAKVFMGDTGSLGIGGAIGAVAIVTKTELLFVIIGGIFVIEILSVIIQVVSFKTRGKRVFKMSPIHHHFELSGWSEWRVVITFWAVGAILAALGLYLNKGL